One Brassica napus cultivar Da-Ae chromosome A5, Da-Ae, whole genome shotgun sequence DNA window includes the following coding sequences:
- the LOC125609101 gene encoding uncharacterized protein LOC125609101 yields MGKVSLLLNFLISHASKQESMEKFDRNGGSSSGFKMPLHYPKYTKDDYEKMEEWRLDLLLSDYGLIAFHDTSTLHEKRAIAIETFLWPHAY; encoded by the coding sequence atggGGAAAGTGAGCTTGCTTCTTAACTTTCTCATTAGCCATGCCTCCAAGCAAGAAAGCATGGAGAAATTTGACAGAAACGGAGGATCAAGCAGTGGGTTTAAGATGCCGTTGCATTACCCAAAATACACAAAGGATGATTACGAGAAGATGGAAGAGTGGAGACTTGATTTGCTTCTCTCAGACTACGGACTCATTGCTTTCCACGACACTAGTACTCTCCATGAGAAGCGAGCTATTGCGATCGAAACTTTTCTGTGGCCTCATGCGTACTAA
- the LOC125609100 gene encoding non-classical arabinogalactan protein 31-like — protein MSTISKTSSPKKESREVAMAQRITTLVLLIEILFLLNYVSQIAKTAAANDGDVIHVTGKVMCQDCTLNYDQWINGSEPIKGAVVSITCMDERERVRYYGSDKTDERGQFDLIVDKVLYGGKNLKPNLCNVRLVSPADQSCGIPTDFGNGQTGEKLVQPFMVFKNLVKFVVGPFYYTTPMCDTPKYENNY, from the exons ATGAGCACAATCTCAAAAACATCCAGCCCAAAAAAAGAATCGAGAGAGGTTGCCATGGCGCAGAGGATCACGACACTGGTTCTGCTCATAGAGATACTGTTTCTGTTAAATTATGTGAGTCAAATAGCCAAGACCGCAGCAGCTAACGACGGAGATGTGATTCACGTCACCGGGAAAGTGATGTGCCAAGATTGCACTCTTAACTACGACCAATGGATCAACGGCTCTGAACCCATCAAAG GGGCTGTGGTATCAATCACTTGTATGGACGAGAGGGAAAGAGTGAGATACTATGGCAGCGACAAGACCGATGAAAGAGGCCAGTTCGATCTTATCGTCGACAAAGTCCTCTACGGCGGAAAGAATCTCAAGCCTAATCTTTGTAATGTCCGGCTCGTGTCTCCTGCTGACCAGTCATGTGGTATTCCGACCGATTTTGGCAATGGTCAAACCGGAGAGAAGCTAGTTCAGCCGTTCATGGTTTTCAAGAATCTAGTGAAGTTTGTAGTCGGGCCATTTTATTATACCACCCCCATGTGTGACACCCCTAAATATGAAAACAACTACTAG
- the LOC125608704 gene encoding uncharacterized protein LOC125608704 — protein MPLDNDGDCSLTELISSILDRIPNLLSFKSKWSSIRVKLADLNTHLSDIPASSSSNQLALDLLLSARETLHNASSVAARCEGPSLSERNLNTQSDVDSVMARLDRHVKDADEAAARNLVIRLQIGEPKSKNSAIESLLREDDKNVMISIVQGVVLVQVRLLDSCSLSMKEKVVAVISRISTVESSKHVLIAEGLNHLLRVLESGSGF, from the exons atgcCGTTGGATAACGATGGTGACTGTAGCTTAACGGAGCTCATCTCCTCTATCCTCGACCGCATCCCAAACCTTCTCAGCTTCAAATCCAAATGGTCCTCGATCCGCGTCAAACTCGCCGATCTCAACACTCACCTCTCTGATATTCCcgcctcttcttcttccaaccaGCTAGCTCTGGATCTCCTCCTCTCCGCTCGAGAGACGCTCCACAACGCCTCCTCCGTCGCGGCTAGGTGCGAGGGTCCGAGTTTATCTGAGAGAAATCTCAATACGCAGAGCGACGTCGACTCGGTCATGGCTCGACTCGATCGCCACGTGAAGGACGCTGAT GAAGCTGCGGCGAGGAATCTAGTTATCCGATTACAGATCGGTGAACCGAAGTCGAAGAACTCGGCGATTGAATCTTTGCTTCGGGAAGATGATAAGAACGTGATGATATCCATAGTTCAAGGTGTTGTTCTCGTTCAGGTTCGGTTGCTCGATTCGTGTAGTTTGAGCATGAAGGAGAAGGTTGTAGCCGTGATTTCAAGAATCTCAACGGTGGAGAGCAGTAAACACGTGTTGATAGCTGAAGGGCTGAACCACCTCCTTCGTGTGTTGGAATCAGGAAGTGGTTTCTAA
- the LOC125609099 gene encoding GDSL esterase/lipase At3g09930-like, translated as MESLKLFISLFLVSFSSWLIGVESDHFQHNNMKRMRPNRLFVFGDSYADTGNIRKSLADSWKMPYGVSFPGKPSGRFSDGRIATDFLARYLRIKSPIPYTWKNYAGKERLLYGMNYAYGGTGVFKTFNNPLPNMTTQIDYFQKVLASGNIYSPSDLHTSLALVSNAGNDYGTFILQKRPMTEFPGFIKKVVDQTEVNLRRIHKLGVKKIAIASLQPLGCLPSKTTSSSFKHCNASDNALVKLHNTLLRRTVAKLNNETKPSTFVILDLYKAFLTVLKNKRAEPGVTRFVNPLKPCCVGITSNDSCSNVDKKGEKKYTICKDPKTSFFWDVFHPTEEGWRSVYSVLRENLKAVLI; from the exons aTGGAGTCTCTAAAACTattcatctctctctttctcgtcTCATTCTCTTCTTGGTTAATAG gtGTTGAATCGGACCATTTTCAGCATAACAACATGAAGCGTATGAGACCGAATAGGTTGTTCGTGTTCGGAGATTCATATGCAGATACGGGAAACATAAGGAAGTCCCTAGCCGATTCCTGGAAAATGCCTTACGGCGTCAGTTTTCCTGGAAAGCCCTCCGGTCGTTTCTCCGACGGCCGCATCGCCACCGATTTTCtcg CAAGATACTTGAGGATAAAGTCACCGATTCCGTACACGTGGAAGAATTACGCGGGAAAGGAACGGCTGTTATACGGAATGAATTACGCGTACGGAGGGACAGGAGTGTTCAAGACTTTCAATAATCCATTGCCAAACATGACAACTCAGATTGATTATTTCCAAAAAGTCCTCGCTTCCGGCAACATCTACTCTCCGTCCGACCTCCACACCTCTCTTGCCCTCGTCAGCAACGCTGGCAACGACTACGGCACTTTCATTCTCCAAAAACGTCCCATGACC GAGTTCCCGGGATTCATCAAGAAAGTTGTTGATCAAACCGAAGTAAACTTGAGACGCATCCACAAGTTGGGAGTGAAGAAGATAGCAATAGCTTCACTGCAGCCACTCGGATGTCTCCCTAGCAAAACCACCTCTAGTTCATTCAAACATTGCAACGCATCAGATAACGCATTAGTGAAACTTCACAATACTTTGTTGCGTAGAACCGTGGCGAAGCTCAACAATGAGACCAAACCTTCCACTTTCGTCATTCTTGATCTCTACAAGGCCTTCTTGACTGTCCTCAAGAACAAAAGAGCGGAACCTG GGGTTACGAGGTTTGTGAACCCATTGAAACCGTGTTGTGTCGGGATTACAAGCAATGACTCGTGCTCAAACGTGGACAAGAAGGGTGAGAAGAAGTATACAATTTGCAAAGATCCAAAGACTTCCTTCTTTTGGGATGTCTTTCATCCGACAGAAGAAGGGTGGAGATCCGTTTACTCAGTTTTACGCGAAAACCTCAAAGCCGTTTTGATTTAA
- the LOC125609098 gene encoding tyrosine-protein phosphatase RLPH2 translates to MSQKPRTVICVGDIHGYITKLTNLWLNLQSALDPSQFTSALVIFLGDYCDRGPETRKVIDFLISLPEKHPEQTHVFLAGNHDFAFAAFLGLLPRPWDGSELKETWREYEESEEREGWYKGEGFEEMHLQGRRWAGKIKAQFNSVKGMAYKGSIYDAGTTFESYGVPHGSSDLMKAVPESHKKFLTNMVWVHEEDDVCVETEEGVKRCKLIAVHAGLEKGDSVEEQLKLLRAKDTSISKVPYLSGRRNVWDIPQELDDKETVLVSGHHGKLHMDGLRLIIDEGGGYPEKPVAAIVLPSKMIIRDTDNVSS, encoded by the exons ATGTCGCAAAAACCACGGACGGTGATATGCGTCGGAGACATCCATGGATACATCACCAAGCTCACCAACCTCTGGCTCAACCTCCAATCCGCCCTCGACCCATCACAATTCACCTCAGCCCTCGTCATCTTCCTCGGCGACTACTGCGACCGCGGACCGGAGACGCGTAAAGTCATCGACTTTCTGATCTCTCTCCCGGAGAAACACCCGGAGCAAACCCACGTCTTTCTCGCCGGGAACCACGACTTCGCCTTCGCGGCGTTTCTGGGTTTGCTGCCGCGTCCTTGGGACGGATCCGAGCTGAAGGAGACGTGGAGGGAGTACGAGGAGAGCGAGGAGAGGGAAGGTTGGTATAAAGGCGAAGGCTTTGAGGAGATGCATCTCCAAGGGAGGAGGTGGGCTGGTAAGATTAAGGCTCAGTTCAATTCCGTGAAAGGGATGGCTTATAAAGGATCTATTTATGATGCTGGGACTACTTTTGAATCTTATGGTGTTCCTCATGGATCTTCTG ATTTGATGAAGGCTGTGCCAGAGAGTCACAAGAAGTTCTTGACCAATATGGTTTGGGTCCATGAAGAG GATGATGTTTGTGTAGAGACCGAGGAAGGGGTAAAGCGTTGTAAGTTGATTGCTGTACATGCTGGTTTGGAGAAAGGGGACAGCGTTGAAGAACAACTAAAGCTGTTGAGAGCTAAAGACACGAGCATTTCGAAAGTACCGTATCTTAGCGGTCGGAGGAACGTTTGGGACATCCCACAG gaGCTGGATGATAAAGAGACTGTTTTAGTTAGCGGGCATCATGGGAAACTTCATATGGATGGTCTGAGATTGATCATCGATGAAGGGGGTGGATACCCGGAAAAGCCTGTGGCTGCGATTGTTCTTCCTTCTAAGATGATTATCCGAGACACTGATAATGTTTCTAGCTGA